The Meriones unguiculatus strain TT.TT164.6M chromosome 1, Bangor_MerUng_6.1, whole genome shotgun sequence genome has a segment encoding these proteins:
- the Kcnj1 gene encoding ATP-sensitive inward rectifier potassium channel 1 isoform X1 produces MDASDRTVFRVLIRALTERMFKHLRKWFVTHIFGRSRQRARLVSKDGRCNIEFGNVDAQSRFIFFVDIWTTVLDLKWRYKMTVFITAFLGSWFLFGLLWYVVAYVHKDLPEFYPPDNRTPCVENINGMTSAFLFSLETQVTIGYGFRFVTEQCATAIFLLIFQSILGVIINSFMCGAILAKISRPKKRAKTITFSKNAVISKRGGKLCLLIRVANLRKSLLIGSHIYGKLLKTTITPEGETIILDQTNINFVVDAGNENLFFISPLTIYHVIDHNSPFFHMAAETLSQQDFELVVFLDGTVESTSATCQVRTSYVPEEVLWGYRFVPIVSKTKEGRYRVDFHNFSKTVEVETPHCAMCLYNEKDARARMKRGYDNPNFVLSEVDETDDTQM; encoded by the exons ATGGATGCTTCAGATCGGACTGTCTTCAGAGTGCTG ATCAGGGCACTGACAGAAAGGATGTTCAAACATCTTCGGAAATGGTTTGTCACTCATATTTTTGGGCGTTCTCGGCAACGAGCAAGGCTGGTCTCCAAAGATGGAAGGTGTAACATTGAGTTTGGCAATGTGGATGCACAGTCGAGGTTTATATTCTTTGTGGACATCTGGACAACTGTACTTGACCTCAAATGGAGGTACAAAATGACTGTATTCATCACAGCCTTCTTGGGGAGTTGGTTTCTCTTCGGTCTTCTGTGGTATGTCGTAGCATATGTTCATAAGGACCTCCCAGAGTTCTACCCACCTGACAATCGTACTCCTTGTGTGGAGAACATTAATGGGATGACTTcggcttttctgttttctctggagACTCAAGTGACCATAGGTTATGGATTCAGATTTGTGACAGAACAGTGTGCCACTGCCATTTTCCTACTTATCTTCCAGTCTATTCTTGGAGTGATTATCAATTCTTTCATGTGCGGTGCCATTTTAGCCAAGATCTCTAGGCCCAAAAAGCGTGCTAAGACCATTACATTCAGCAAGAATGCGGTAATCAGCAAGCGTGGTGGGAAGCTCTGCCTTCTCATCCGAGTGGCGAATCTTAGGAAGAGCCTTCTGATCGGCAGCCACATATATGGCAAGCTTCTGAAGACTACCATCACTCCTGAAGGAGAGACCATTATTTTGGATCAGACCAATATCAACTTCGTAGTTGATGCTGGCAATGAAAATTTGTTCTTCATCTCCCCACTGACAATCTACCACGTCATTGACCACAACAGCCCTTTCTTCCACATGGCGGCAGAAACACTGTCCCAGCAGGACTTTGAACTAGTCGTCTTTTTAGACGGTACAGTGGAATCCACCAGTGCAACCTGCCAAGTCCGCACATCATATGTCCCAGAGGAGGTGCTTTGGGGCTACCGTTTTGTTCCAATAGTATCCAAGACCAAGGAAGGGAGATACCGAGTGGATTTCCATAACTTTAGTAAGACGGTGGAAGTGGAGACACCTCACTGTGCCATGTGCCTGTATAATGAGAAAGACGCCAGGGCCAGGATGAAGAGAGGCTATGACAACCCTAACTTTGTCTTGTCAGAAGTTGATGAAACAGATGACACCCAAATGTAG
- the Kcnj1 gene encoding ATP-sensitive inward rectifier potassium channel 1 isoform X2 has translation MFKHLRKWFVTHIFGRSRQRARLVSKDGRCNIEFGNVDAQSRFIFFVDIWTTVLDLKWRYKMTVFITAFLGSWFLFGLLWYVVAYVHKDLPEFYPPDNRTPCVENINGMTSAFLFSLETQVTIGYGFRFVTEQCATAIFLLIFQSILGVIINSFMCGAILAKISRPKKRAKTITFSKNAVISKRGGKLCLLIRVANLRKSLLIGSHIYGKLLKTTITPEGETIILDQTNINFVVDAGNENLFFISPLTIYHVIDHNSPFFHMAAETLSQQDFELVVFLDGTVESTSATCQVRTSYVPEEVLWGYRFVPIVSKTKEGRYRVDFHNFSKTVEVETPHCAMCLYNEKDARARMKRGYDNPNFVLSEVDETDDTQM, from the coding sequence ATGTTCAAACATCTTCGGAAATGGTTTGTCACTCATATTTTTGGGCGTTCTCGGCAACGAGCAAGGCTGGTCTCCAAAGATGGAAGGTGTAACATTGAGTTTGGCAATGTGGATGCACAGTCGAGGTTTATATTCTTTGTGGACATCTGGACAACTGTACTTGACCTCAAATGGAGGTACAAAATGACTGTATTCATCACAGCCTTCTTGGGGAGTTGGTTTCTCTTCGGTCTTCTGTGGTATGTCGTAGCATATGTTCATAAGGACCTCCCAGAGTTCTACCCACCTGACAATCGTACTCCTTGTGTGGAGAACATTAATGGGATGACTTcggcttttctgttttctctggagACTCAAGTGACCATAGGTTATGGATTCAGATTTGTGACAGAACAGTGTGCCACTGCCATTTTCCTACTTATCTTCCAGTCTATTCTTGGAGTGATTATCAATTCTTTCATGTGCGGTGCCATTTTAGCCAAGATCTCTAGGCCCAAAAAGCGTGCTAAGACCATTACATTCAGCAAGAATGCGGTAATCAGCAAGCGTGGTGGGAAGCTCTGCCTTCTCATCCGAGTGGCGAATCTTAGGAAGAGCCTTCTGATCGGCAGCCACATATATGGCAAGCTTCTGAAGACTACCATCACTCCTGAAGGAGAGACCATTATTTTGGATCAGACCAATATCAACTTCGTAGTTGATGCTGGCAATGAAAATTTGTTCTTCATCTCCCCACTGACAATCTACCACGTCATTGACCACAACAGCCCTTTCTTCCACATGGCGGCAGAAACACTGTCCCAGCAGGACTTTGAACTAGTCGTCTTTTTAGACGGTACAGTGGAATCCACCAGTGCAACCTGCCAAGTCCGCACATCATATGTCCCAGAGGAGGTGCTTTGGGGCTACCGTTTTGTTCCAATAGTATCCAAGACCAAGGAAGGGAGATACCGAGTGGATTTCCATAACTTTAGTAAGACGGTGGAAGTGGAGACACCTCACTGTGCCATGTGCCTGTATAATGAGAAAGACGCCAGGGCCAGGATGAAGAGAGGCTATGACAACCCTAACTTTGTCTTGTCAGAAGTTGATGAAACAGATGACACCCAAATGTAG